A stretch of Lactuca sativa cultivar Salinas chromosome 6, Lsat_Salinas_v11, whole genome shotgun sequence DNA encodes these proteins:
- the LOC111897726 gene encoding receptor-like protein EIX2: MNNCVFIIFSYLLLFIVTTTASQLVAVGEGGDDTNNGVMKKKCWDKERDALLLFKAPLQDNPIDTLSTWTEEDDECCKWSGVICSNPTGHVTGLDIKGYDLRGEISRSLLNLTYLDYLDLFYNSLHGTIPTFIGSLTRLRYLDLSYNNLNGTIPRSIGSLSELRHLNLGRNNLNGTIPTYIGSMTRLRHLDLSSNSLYGTIPPEFGNLTNLQQLNLRSDNGGFRVENIEWLSHLSHLEELYMDGISLSKQNHWVNVILSLPKLSILSLQGCELSQVMYPYSSFLNSSSSSIESLYLVNNSLTSSMYRWLFPLTSNKLHELSLSYNMLDGIPKYLGNLCSLETLYFDNNSAVVKFPDFLNNLSGCTSNALKRLSASYNQFTGSLSREIRKFSSLEHLDLSNNLLNGNIHDLFDTGISDTTPQEFAYMWPSQLKYLNLSSNNISGKVPDLSSNFANRSVIDLSSNSFSGPVPNVPSTLSSLNLSKNKFSGGISFICQIVDGFLSFLDLSHNSLSGKLPDCLWHFKHLEVLNLGHNNLFGRLPPSIGSLIELKVLYLYKNDFSGDLPLPLKNCTSLISLNLGANKFSGNVPVSIGENLTGLYVLILRSNNFFGTIPLQLCQLANLQILDLSLNNLHGTIPSCLSNLTRMVQPGFTQDAEYYRFITDRLYRVETYVDHAMIKWQGDEREFISTLKLLKIIDLSSNNLTGQMPYEITNLYDLIALNLSKNALSGEIPQKIGEIKNLLTLDLSRNRFSGRIPSSMSQMSLLNDLDLSFNNLSGRIPISTQLQSFQPSRYNGNARLCGPPLTKSCPGDEESKAPPLIGKSEGDEEDIDELWGWFYIGGGMGFATGFWIKMPPRKSNRRFNNTTTTPPPPPPPPPTPMDIVVFQVAITADVTAAIA, encoded by the exons ATGAATAAttgtgtttttataattttctcaTATCTCTTACTATTCATTGTGACTACAACTGCCAGCCAATTGGTAGCAGTGGGAGAAGGAGGTGATGATACTAATAATGGTGTTATGAAAAAAAAGTGTTGGGATAAGGAGAGAGATGCTCTCCTTCTTTTCAAAGCTCCCCTTCAAGATAACCCCATTGATACTCTCTCTACATGgacagaagaagatgatgaatgctGTAAATGGAGTGGAGTAATTTGTAGCAACCCAACCGGTCATGTCACAGGGCTTGATATCAAAGGCTATGATCTCAGAGGTGAGATTAGCCGTTCATTGCTAAACTTAACCTACTTGGATTATCTTGACCTTTTCTACAATTCTTTACATGGAACCATTCCCACTTTCATTGGTTCTTTGACTCGATTAAGATATCTTGATCTTTCTTACAATAATCTTAATGGAACCATTCCCAGGTCCATTGGTTCCTTGTCTGAATTAAGGCACCTCAACCTCGGCCGCAATAATCTTAATGGAACCATTCCCACCTACATTGGTTCCATGACTCGGTTAAGGCACCTTGATCTTTCATCTAACTCTCTTTATGGAACCATACCTCCAGAGTTTGGAAACCTCACCAACTTGCAACAACTTAACCTTAGATCTGATAATGGAGGATTTAGAGTTGAAAACATAGAGTGGTTATCTCATCTCTCTCATTTGGAGGAACTTTATATGGATGGGATTTCCCTCTCCAAACAAAATCACTGGGTAAATGTAATTCTGAGTCTCCCAAAACTATCAATTTTAAGTTTACAGGGGTGTGAGCTGTCACAGGTCATGTATCCATATTCTTCATTTCtcaactcttcttcttcatctattGAGTCCCTTTATCTCGTAAACAACAGTCTCACCTCATCCATGTATCGTTGGTTGTTCCCATTGACAAGCAATAAGCTTCACGAACTTTCTCTCTCTTACAACATGTTAGATGGAATACCCAAGTATCTTGGTAACCTCTGTAGTTTGGAAACTTTGTACTTTGATAATAACTCTGCTGTTGTCAAATTTCCTGATTTTCTCAACAACTTGTCTGGATGCACATCCAATGCATTAAAACGCTTGTCTGCTTCCTATAACCAATTTACAGGGTCATTGTCCCGTGAGATCCGAAAGTTTTCATCCCTAGAACACTTGGATTTATCTAATAATCTGTTAAATGGAAATATACATGATCTTTTCGATACTGGAATTTCAGACACAACTCCTCAGGAGTTTGCATACATGTGGCCTTCTCAATTAAAATATCTGAATCTCTCTTCCAACAACATTAGCGGTAAAGTACCAGATTTATCATCAAATTTTGCCAACCGTTCAGTGATTGATTTGAGTTCAAACAGCTTTTCTGGTCCAGTGCCGAATGTTCCTTCCactttgtcatcactaaatcttTCCAAAAACAAATTCTCTGGGGGAATCTCATTTATATGCCAAATAGTTGATGGTTTCCTATCATTTCTTGACCTCTCTCATAACTCATTAAGCGGAAAACTCCCGGATTGTTTATGGCATTTCAAACACCTCGAAGTTCTTAATCTTGGACACAACAATCTCTTTGGAAGGCTTCCTCCCTCTATCGGATCTTTGATAGAACTCAAGGTGTTGTATTTATACAAGAACGACTTCTCTGGAGACTTGCCTTTGCCTTTAAAGAATTGCACAAGTTTAATCTCATTGAATTTGGGGGCCAACAAGTTTTCGGGTAATGTGCCTGTCTCAATTGGGGAAAACTTAACAGGGTTGTATGTTCTTATTCTAAGATCAAACAACTTCTTTGGAACCATCCCTTTACAGTTATGTCAATTAGCAAATCTTCAAATTCTCGACCTGTCATTGAACAACCTCCATGGAACCATCCCATCATGTCTGAGTAATCTTACGAGGATGGTTCAACCAGGATTCACACAAGATGCAGAATATTACAGATTTATAACCGATCGTTTATATAGAGTGGAGACATATGTTGACCACGCAATGATTAAGTGGCAAGGAGATGAACGTGAATTCATTAGCACTCTGAAATTGTTGAAGATCATTGACCTgtcaagcaacaatttaacagGACAAATGCCATATGAAATTACCAATCTTTATGACTTGATTGCTCTGAACTTGTCAAAGAACGCTCTATCTGGAGAGATTCCACAGAAAATTGGTGAGATAAAAAACCTTTTGACTTTGGATTTATCTAGAAACCGTTTTTCAGGGAGGATACCATCAAGCATGTCTCAGATGAGTTTACTGAATGACCTAGACTTGTCATTTAATAACTTGTCTGGGAGAATCCCAATCAGCACTCAACTTCAATCCTTTCAACCTTCAAGATACAATGGAAATGCACGTCTATGTGGACCTCCCCTTACCAAAAGTTGTCCTGGAGATGAAGAATCAAAAGCACCACCTCTTATTGGTAAAAGTGAGGGCGATGAGGAAGACATAGATGAACTCTGGGGATGGTTTTATATTGGTGGGGGAATGGGTTTTGCTACTGGATTTTGGATA AAAATGCCACCGCGCAAATCTAACAGACGTTtcaacaacacaacaacaacaccgccaccaccaccaccgccaccacccacACCGATGGATATTGTTGTCTTTCAAGTTGCTATAACAGCTGATGTAACCGCTGCCATAGCATAG